One window from the genome of Anopheles coluzzii chromosome X, AcolN3, whole genome shotgun sequence encodes:
- the LOC125906756 gene encoding UPF0746 protein DDB_G0281095-like — translation QRQQQQHCQQQRQQQPQQQQQQQPQQQLWTTVVRGRPSQRHRQPQQQQQQQQQQGERFVPPQLRQQRQQQQRPQQQQQQQPHQQQQQRPQQQRQQQQRPQQQRSQQGSRPSPSSLRFRPTKTKTGRAFCCLCKRQSGLTSGTSRSRTTSSWVALPARRCCVLH, via the coding sequence caacgccagcagcagcagcattgtcagcagcagcgtcagcagcagccgcagcaacaacagcagcagcagccgcagcagcagctttggaCAACGGTGGTAAGAGGCCGCCCGTCCCAGCGGCATCgtcaaccgcagcagcagcagcagcagcaacagcagcaaggtgAACGCTTTGTTCCACCACAGCTCcggcagcagcgacagcagcagcagcgcccgcagcagcagcagcagcagcagccgcaccagcaacagcaacagcgtccgcagcaacagcgtcaacagcagcagcgacctcagcagcagcgatcACAGCAGGGAAGCCGGCCAAGCCCGAGCTCATTGAGGTTTCGCCCAACGAAGACCAAGACTGGGAGAGCCTTCTGCTGCTTGTGCAAACGGCAGTCAGGACTGACGAGCGGTACAAGCCGCTCAAGGACCACGTCGTCCTGGGTCGCCTTACCAGCAAGGCGTTGTTGCGTCTTACACTGA